From Camelina sativa cultivar DH55 chromosome 7, Cs, whole genome shotgun sequence, one genomic window encodes:
- the LOC104700963 gene encoding PHD finger protein ING2, whose protein sequence is MAIARTGVYVDDYLEYASTFPAELQRLLNTVRELDERSQSLINQTRQQTKYCLGLASQSSKKGNNGSHYNSGLDEEETIEKMRKEIESSQENALSLCTEKVLLARQAYDLIDSHVKRLDEDLNNFAEDLKQEGKIPQDEPSVLPPLPIVPKQEKRKSFYSTPQSKKIDYRDREWDRDRDFELMPPPGSNRKDLTPIDEQPIDPNEPTYCVCHQVSFGDMIACDNENCQGGEWFHYTCVGLTPETRFKGKWYCPTCRLLPQSH, encoded by the exons ATGGCTATAGCACGAACTGGAGTTTACGTTGATGATTACCTTGAGT ATGCCAGCACTTTCCCTGCAGAGCTTCAAAGACTTCTTAATACAGTTCGTGAACTAGACGAGAGATCTCAAT cGCTTATAAATCAGACAAGGCAGCAAACCAAGTATTGCTTAGGGCTTGCCTCACAGAGTTCTAAGAAGGGTAATAATGGCAGTCATTACAATAGTGGGCTTGATGAAGAGGAAACGATTGAGAAAATGCGTAAAGAGATTGAGTCTAGTCAGGAAAATGCGTTAAGTTTGTGTACCGAGAAGGTCTTATTGGCCCGACAGGCTTATGATCTT ATAGACAGTCACGTAAAACGACTTGATGAAGATCTAAATAACTTCGCAGAAGATTTAAAGCAAG AGGGAAAAATTCCACAAGACGAGCCCTCTGTTCTTCCGCCGCTACCTATAGTTCCTAAACAGGAAAAGCGTAAGTCCTTCTATAGCACACCTCAGTCCAAGAAGATTGATTACAGAGATAGAGAGTGGGATCGTGACAGGGATTTTGAGCTCATGCCTCCTCCTGGAAGCAATCGGAAAGACCTCACCCCTATTGACGAGCAGCCAATTGATCCTAACGAACCAACATACTGTGTCTGTCATCAG GTGTCTTTTGGAGACATGATTGCCTGTGACAATGAGAAT TGCCAAGGAGGTGAATGGTTTCACTATACATGTGTTGGCCTGACGCCTGAGACCAGATTCAAAGGGAAATGGTATTGCCCCACCTGCAGGCTCCTACCACAGTCGCATTAA
- the LOC104700962 gene encoding uncharacterized protein LOC104700962, translated as MGLNLNPVLRQELANLDKDTESRKSAMKALKSYVKDLDSKAIPGFLAQVFETKETNSLSGEYTISLYEILARVHGPNIVPQIDTIMSTIVKTLASSAGSFPLQQACSKVIPAIARYGIDPTTKEDKKQLIIHSLCKPLMDSLLGSQESLTSGSALCLKALVDCDNWRFASDEMVNRVCQNVVVALDSNSNQTHVQMGLVMSLTKHNPLIVEAYARLLIHTGLRILSFGVSEGNSQKRLSAVQMLNFLMKCLDPRSIYSEVELIIKEMERCQSDQMAYVRGAAYEAMMTSKRIAGELESKMDKGCRSVTGSNFGRRHCPSNANGHFPDDSLSPESQTLGSFSGYDSPVVSSPISHTSCNSENDRRSVNRKLWRPDQNGGGVDISLKDGLFSGVTKGTTTVSDSPLVPYDTCENGDEFEGFLMQSLRNNQLQYTNPSPQRQLLRRINVEDFNIFTTPRKLISSLQNFDDVDLDHSDIQSPTLGSGTREKTIESRKTPKLRRRFPTMAETMSSTVTFSEDTPQTHMITGSKKNMSYAKFVIATSFVVVALFTTVVFMVNQDDDVGYYTVPT; from the exons ATGGGTTTGAATCTGAATCCAGTTTTGCGACAAGAATTGGCTAATCTTGACAAAGACACAGAGAGTCGTAAATCAGCAATGAAAGCTCTTAAGTCTTATGTGAAGGACTTGGATTCAAAGGCCATTCCTGGTTTTCTAGCACAAGTCTTTGAGACTAAAGAAACTAACTCTTTGTCTGGTGAATACACCATTTCGCTTTATGAGATACTTGCTCGGGTTCATGGACCCAACATTGTTCCCCAGATTGATACAATCATGTCCACCATTGTCAAGACTTTGGCTTCAAGTGCTGGCTCTTTCCCTCTTCAACAAGCTTGTTCTAAAGTTATTCCGGCAATTGCTCGATACGGGATTGATCCGACAACCAAAGAAGATAAGAAACAACTCATAATCCACTCCTTGTGTAAGCCTCTTATGGATTCTCTATTGGGTTCTCAGGAGAGCCTCACTTCAGGGTCTGCTCTATGTCTTAAGGCTCTTGTGGATTGTGACAACTGGCGATTTGCTTCGGACGAGATGGTGAACAGGGTTTGCCAAAACGTTGTAGTTGCATTGGACTCAAACTCCAACCAAACACATGTTCAGATGGGTCTGGTTATGTCACTTACCAAACATAATCCTTTGATCGTTGAAGCCTATGCAAGGTTGTTGATACACACAGGACTGCGAATTCTGAGTTTCGGGGTTTCTGAAGGAAACTCACAGAAGCGGTTATCAGCAGTCCAAATGTTGAACTTCCTAATGAAGTGCTTGGACCCGAGAAGCATATACTCCGAAGTTGAGTTGATAATCAAAGAAATGGAGAGGTGCCAATCTGACCAAATGGCTTACGTCAGAGGAGCTGCTTATGAAGCAATGATGACTTCAAAAAGAATAGCTGGAGAGCTCGAGTCCAAGATGGACAAGGGTTGTCGTTCTGTTACCGGTTCGAACTTCGGTCGGAGACACTGTCCATCCAATGCCAACGGTCATTTTCCTGATGACTCCTTATCACCTGAATCACAGACTTTAGGTTCGTTCAGTGGATATGATTCTCCGGTTGTGTCCTCGCCTATTTCTCATACTTCTTGTAACTCTGAAAATGATCGGCGGAGTGTGAATCGCAAGCTTTGGAGGCCTGATCAGAATGGAGGCGGGGTTGATATCTCTTTGAAGGATGGTCTTTTCTCCGGTGTAACTAAAGGAACCACCACTGTCTCTGATTCACCTCTTGTACCGTATGATACTTGTGAAAATGGAGATGAATTTGAAGGGTTTCTAATGCAAAGTTTGAGAAACAACCAGCTGCAATACACCAATCCTAGTCCTCAG AGACAGCTTCTACGACGCATCAATGTTGAAGATTTCAACATCTTCACCACTCCAAGGAAGCTCATCAGTtctcttcaaaattttgatgatgttgacttaGATCATTCAGACATCCAAAGTCCAACATTGGGAAGCGGGACCAGAGAGAAAACCATAGAATCTCGCAAGACTCCTAAACTCAGAAGGCGATTTCCAACCATGGCAGAAACAATGTCATCAACTGTCACATTTAGTGAAGACACACCTCAAACTCATATGATAACAGGTAGTAAAAAGAATATGAGCTATGCCAAATTCGTTATTGCCAcatcttttgttgttgtggctCTCTTTACAACCGTGGTCTTTATGGTGAAtcaagatgatgatgttggttACTACACTGTTCCTACATGA